One genomic window of Channa argus isolate prfri chromosome 5, Channa argus male v1.0, whole genome shotgun sequence includes the following:
- the gdf5 gene encoding growth/differentiation factor 5 codes for MKVVKRLCLVLSCWTLLHLHPVLGSLSRNSPTEQHHQRPAGGGERERAHGRTGGGESLPAVGRQPAAGTGTWSPSLVSPARITRIRAGPPPIRGETTFGKSKVTEGTSVSVSREQQQQRDRAVSSGRDEAVRSRPPGGDAHVKAHAPAAFSAHAAGNGVRTAAVGGAGSPGRTLGNVASSAAAAMRAGPPQRAADAPKQQLQQSAAPAAQRGTSYKNPKVSDREAHHKQPLVTPHDYMLSLYWSLSTGDLNSSAVHEAGLANTITSFVDKGQDERGPQLRRQRYHFNISSLEREGLLGAELRILRKRLSDPRKASMGSTAAEGGGGGGGLSPCLKLYTCGSGKQKPTLLQTKTMEDLASGFSKWEVFDIWKVFKGFKTQQLQNSQKLCFELEALEHRGGRLVDLRTLGFARAGRTNKEKAFFLAFGRSKKRDLFYNEIKARSGHDNKTVYEYLFTQRRMRRAPAARGAKKPLQQAQSLPQFQIVKPKARCNRKHLHVNFKEMGWDDWIIAPLEYDAYHCDGVCDFPIRAHLEPTNHAIIQTLINSMDPALTPPTCCVPTKLTPISILYIDSSNNVVYKQYEDMVVEACGCR; via the exons ATGAAAGTTGTGAAGCGTCTTTGCCTTGTGCTGAGCTGCTGGACTCTTCTTCACTTGCACCCGGTCCTCGGTTCTCTCAGCCGGAACAGTCCGACCGAGCAGCACCACCAGCGCCCGGCAGGCGGTGGGGAAAGAGAGCGAGCCCACGGAAGAACCGGCGGAGGCGAGTCCCTTCCAGCAGTAGGCAGACAACCGGCGGCCGGTACCGGGACGTGGAGCCCCTCGTTGGTGAGTCCGGCAAGAATCACGCGGATCCGCGCAGGGCCGCCGCCTATCAGGGGTGAGACGACTTTTGGTAAAAGCAAAGTCACAGAGGGGACATCTGTGTCGGTGAGccgagagcagcagcagcaacggGACAGAGCAGTCAGCTCCGGGCGCGACGAGGCTGTGCGCTCCCGGCCTCCCGGCGGGGACGCTCACGTTAAAGCGCACGCTCCTGCGGCTTTCAGCGCACATGCAGCTGGGAACGGAGTCCGGACGGCGGCTGTTGGAGGCGCGGGTTCACCGGGGAGAACTCTTGGGAACGTTGCTTCCAGTGCAGCTGCTGCGATGCGCGCAGGACCTCCACAAAGAGCCGCTGACGCGCCTAAGCAGCAGCTACAGCAGAGCGCGGCTCCGGCGGCGCAGAGAGGAACCAGCTACAAGAACCCGAAAGTGAGCGACCGGGAGGCGCATCACAAGCAGCCTTTGGTGACTCCTCACGACTACATGCTGTCACTGTACTGGTCTCTCTCCACCGGGGACCTGAACAGCAGCGCTGTGCACGAAGCGGGCCTGGCCAACACCATCACCAGCTTTGTGGATAAAGGACAAG ATGAGCGTGGGCCCCAGCTGAGGCGGCAGAGGTACCACTTCAACATCAGCTCCCTTGAAAGagaggggctcctgggggctgaaCTGCGCATCCTGAGGAAGCGCCTGTCTGACCCGCGCAAAGCTTCAATGGGATCCACGGCagctgaaggaggaggaggaggaggaggcttgTCACCGTGCCTGAAGCTGTACACATGTGGTTCAGGTAAACAGAAGCCCACCCTGCTCCAGACAAAGACCATGGAGGATCTGGCCAGTGGATTTAGCAAGTGGGAGGTTTTTGACATATGGAAGGTCTTCAAGGGTTTCAAAACCCAGCAGCTCCAGAACTCCCAGAAGCTGTGCTTCGAGCTGGAGGCTCTGGAACACAGAGGCGGTCGGCTCGTGGACCTGCGCACTTTGGGCTTCGCCCGAGCCGGCAGGACCAACAAGGAAAAGGCCTTCTTCTTAGCGTTTGGCAGAAGCAAGAAGCGCGACCTCTTCTACAACGAGATCAAAGCGCGGTCAGGCCACGACAACAAAACCGTCTACGAATATCTGTTCACCCAGAGACGAATGCGGCGAGCTCCCGCTGCCAGAGGGGCCAAGAAACCTCTGCAGCAGGCACAGTCCCTCCCCCAGTTTCAGATAGTGAAGCCAAAGGCGCGCTGCAACCGGAAACACCTCCATGTGAACTTCAAGGAGATGGGCTGGGACGACTGGATCATTGCGCCGCTGGAATACGACGCCTATCACTGTGATGGCGTGTGTGACTTCCCCATTCGTGCGCACCTCGAACCTACCAACCACGCCATCATACAGACGCTCATCAACTCCATGGACCCGGCGTTGACACCGCCCACCTGCTGCGTCCCCACCAAACTCACCCCGATCAGCATCCTCTACATCGACTCGTCCAACAACGTCGTGTACAAGCAGTATGAGGACATGGTGGTGGAGGCGTGTGGGTGCAGGTAG